One window of Anaerofustis stercorihominis DSM 17244 genomic DNA carries:
- the rpmB gene encoding 50S ribosomal protein L28, translated as MPKECYVCGKKITSGHQVSHSNIHTKRTWKPNLKKVRIVENNTAKN; from the coding sequence ATGCCTAAAGAATGTTATGTATGTGGAAAGAAAATAACTAGCGGTCACCAAGTTAGTCATTCAAATATTCACACAAAAAGAACTTGGAAACCTAACTTAAAAAAGGTTAGAATCGTTGAAAATAATACAGCAAAAAAT